One genomic region from Cellulosilyticum sp. I15G10I2 encodes:
- a CDS encoding Fe-S-containing protein: MSKQILNKKEQFTQPQKSKLPLIMGILGVTLVAVILFFMFGPSKKESNNYFGDPVAAERSYVGEVIAMTKIEPNIEDGKIKIPLDVVDQNNIVSFEIENNEQILVPLMAYITPTGRLFVGSSMCEPCRGRTFSLGGETLICDTCRTTYTIEDHEFISGAKACGAYPPVNMNPIVENNVISIELDEVLNWRIRS, translated from the coding sequence ATGTCAAAACAAATACTTAATAAAAAAGAACAGTTCACGCAACCACAAAAAAGTAAATTGCCCTTAATAATGGGTATTTTAGGTGTGACCTTGGTGGCTGTCATTCTATTTTTTATGTTTGGACCTAGTAAAAAAGAGAGTAACAATTACTTCGGAGATCCTGTGGCAGCAGAGCGCTCTTATGTTGGAGAAGTTATTGCCATGACAAAAATCGAACCCAATATTGAGGATGGCAAAATAAAGATCCCACTGGATGTAGTGGATCAAAATAATATTGTTTCTTTTGAGATAGAAAACAATGAGCAGATTTTGGTTCCTTTAATGGCTTATATTACACCAACAGGACGTTTGTTTGTTGGAAGCAGTATGTGTGAGCCTTGCCGTGGACGCACGTTTTCACTGGGTGGTGAGACACTGATCTGTGATACATGCCGAACGACTTATACCATCGAAGATCATGAGTTTATCTCTGGTGCAAAAGCATGCGGCGCATATCCACCTGTTAATATGAACCCAATAGTTGAAAATAATGTGATCAGTATTGAGTTAGATGAAGTATTAAATTGGAGAATTCGTTCTTAG
- a CDS encoding ABC transporter permease has protein sequence MNIFQIALNNLKRRKMKMLFLMIGLVIGVTTVVAFLSIIEAMNTDLGDRIDEFGANAVILPRSEGIEMDNGAMVSDLTYDVQILTLDDIPKIYASSVSEYINIVSPKLIGAAQVGDQKSLIVGIETKQEFTQKPWFSLDMQDGVAPGDTPGDLALLDVPEDGLIMGASAARVLNAQVGNQISVNDRTFKVFGILKELGSEEDGLVYANLGVVQSLLNRPNELSMIETSAYCNNCPIEEIAVGLEMALPNGRVIPLRQAALFREETIGQFSTFGYALSGIVLLVAALMVFTTMLSSINDRTREIGIFRAIGFRRMHIVQIIFLEAGIISIIGGFIGFILGSVLAKYAGPYLAQIQGEIPMRPELLLPAILLSAGVAILASTYPALKAARMDPAEALRFI, from the coding sequence ATGAATATTTTTCAGATTGCTTTAAACAACCTGAAACGGCGAAAAATGAAGATGTTGTTTTTAATGATAGGTCTCGTGATAGGCGTTACGACCGTTGTTGCATTTCTAAGTATTATAGAGGCTATGAACACAGACCTCGGAGATAGAATAGATGAGTTTGGCGCAAATGCCGTGATTTTGCCACGGAGTGAAGGAATAGAGATGGATAATGGCGCCATGGTTTCTGATTTAACCTATGATGTGCAGATTCTTACATTAGATGATATACCTAAGATTTATGCATCCTCTGTAAGTGAATACATTAATATTGTATCACCTAAACTTATAGGAGCAGCTCAGGTAGGGGATCAAAAGTCTCTGATTGTAGGCATAGAGACAAAACAAGAATTTACCCAAAAACCATGGTTTTCTTTAGACATGCAAGATGGTGTTGCACCGGGTGATACACCAGGTGATCTAGCACTTCTAGATGTACCAGAGGATGGCCTTATTATGGGTGCTTCTGCTGCGCGGGTGCTTAATGCTCAAGTAGGTAATCAGATTAGTGTAAATGATAGAACCTTTAAAGTATTTGGTATTCTAAAAGAACTCGGCAGTGAAGAGGATGGGCTGGTTTATGCTAACCTAGGCGTTGTTCAAAGTTTACTTAATAGACCCAATGAATTGTCTATGATTGAAACCTCGGCATATTGTAACAATTGTCCTATTGAGGAAATTGCAGTTGGTCTTGAAATGGCTTTGCCAAATGGCCGAGTTATTCCACTTAGACAAGCAGCGCTTTTTAGAGAAGAAACCATTGGGCAATTTTCTACCTTTGGTTATGCACTTTCAGGCATCGTTTTACTAGTTGCTGCTTTAATGGTATTTACTACGATGCTCTCGTCTATTAATGATAGAACAAGAGAAATTGGGATTTTTAGAGCAATAGGTTTTAGACGTATGCATATTGTTCAAATTATATTTTTAGAAGCAGGTATTATTAGCATTATTGGAGGTTTCATTGGATTTATATTAGGAAGTGTTTTGGCTAAGTATGCAGGGCCCTATCTGGCACAAATTCAAGGAGAGATCCCGATGCGTCCAGAGCTTCTTCTGCCTGCAATATTACTCTCAGCAGGCGTAGCAATCTTAGCAAGTACCTATCCAGCCCTAAAGGCTGCGCGCATGGATCCAGCTGAAGCACTTCGTTTTATATAG
- a CDS encoding ABC transporter ATP-binding protein: MSEIMISLKEITKTYQSMGDTVQAIRSVSLDVKKGESVSVMGHSGSGKSTLLSILGALTPPTSGVVEIDGIDIYKLTQEKRADFRREYLGFVFQQFQLIPYLTAGENVMLPLTTTKKSNKEKRDMAAEVLARVGLGNKMNRLPNQLSGGEQERVAIARAIVNEPPLILADEPTGSLDTKTGDEIMELFQKLNEEGLTILMVTHNPDYTHYMGRTITMKDGLLLPDQSLIMDTHK, encoded by the coding sequence ATGTCTGAAATAATGATTTCACTTAAAGAGATAACAAAAACATATCAATCTATGGGAGATACGGTACAGGCGATACGCTCAGTAAGTTTAGATGTCAAAAAAGGTGAATCTGTAAGTGTCATGGGGCATTCGGGTTCTGGTAAAAGCACACTGCTTTCTATATTAGGAGCCCTCACACCGCCTACATCAGGGGTTGTAGAGATAGATGGTATTGATATTTATAAGCTTACACAAGAGAAACGTGCGGATTTTAGGCGTGAATACCTTGGATTCGTTTTTCAGCAGTTTCAGCTTATTCCTTATCTGACTGCGGGGGAAAATGTTATGCTCCCATTAACAACGACCAAAAAGTCTAATAAAGAAAAACGTGATATGGCAGCAGAAGTTCTTGCCCGTGTAGGTTTAGGGAATAAGATGAACAGGCTTCCAAATCAGCTCTCAGGAGGAGAGCAAGAAAGAGTGGCTATCGCGAGGGCTATTGTTAATGAACCCCCTCTAATACTCGCTGATGAGCCTACAGGGAGTCTTGATACTAAGACTGGAGATGAGATCATGGAGCTTTTTCAGAAGCTAAATGAAGAAGGCTTAACCATTCTTATGGTGACACATAACCCTGATTATACCCATTACATGGGGCGTACTATTACTATGAAGGATGGGCTGCTATTACCGGATCAATCTTTAATAATGGATACTCATAAATAA
- a CDS encoding ABC transporter permease, whose protein sequence is MQLYHIVLNNLRRRKAKMLFVLLGLIIGIATIVSVYGVVETMKTEMTRQVTEFGVNVVITPDSGGLTFSYGGITLPEIMYDVNELTSEDLDKINGLPSKEMVRVIAPKLIGMEMLETGQKVTVVGANLQEEFTVKPWLRIDTSEPMSEVNRLDGEASSNEILENKAIDNAEKKEMDYEAIDLTREDITQLNLSDQEIIIGSVLAKSLGVSSGDTITIAGSELEVYATLLESGTIQDQQLFMNLPAAQSLLERPDKITVIEMAVDYFLGSEEALLTEIKEELPHTNVTSLRQETLRQDEMLTRLVRFGTAISILVLLVGMFVVGLTMLSSVRERTREIGIFRALGFRRKHITQMIIMEGTIISFIGGVIGFIMGMFIARYASPLFIGAEMQVAWRLDLLLIALGTSVIIGLISSLYPAYQAAKLDPVEALRFI, encoded by the coding sequence ATGCAACTTTATCATATTGTGCTCAATAACCTCAGAAGGCGTAAGGCTAAAATGCTTTTTGTTCTTTTGGGTTTGATTATAGGTATTGCGACCATAGTATCTGTCTATGGTGTAGTAGAGACTATGAAAACAGAAATGACAAGACAAGTCACTGAATTTGGTGTTAATGTGGTCATAACGCCGGATTCGGGCGGGTTAACTTTTTCCTATGGAGGCATTACGCTTCCAGAAATTATGTATGATGTTAACGAGTTAACATCAGAAGATTTAGATAAAATTAATGGTCTGCCTTCTAAGGAAATGGTGAGAGTTATAGCACCTAAGCTAATTGGAATGGAGATGCTAGAAACTGGACAAAAGGTTACAGTAGTTGGAGCTAACCTACAAGAAGAATTTACGGTAAAACCATGGCTGCGTATAGACACTTCAGAACCAATGTCAGAGGTGAACCGCTTAGATGGTGAGGCATCATCTAATGAAATACTTGAAAATAAGGCCATAGATAATGCAGAGAAAAAAGAAATGGATTATGAAGCCATTGATTTAACCCGTGAAGACATAACACAGCTTAATCTTTCAGATCAAGAGATTATAATAGGCTCTGTGTTAGCTAAAAGCCTAGGCGTAAGTAGTGGTGATACAATAACAATAGCTGGAAGTGAGCTTGAGGTTTATGCCACTTTATTAGAAAGTGGTACGATACAAGATCAGCAGCTATTTATGAATCTTCCAGCAGCACAAAGCTTATTAGAACGTCCAGATAAGATTACTGTTATTGAAATGGCGGTTGACTATTTTCTAGGATCAGAAGAAGCTTTGCTGACTGAGATAAAAGAGGAACTTCCTCATACCAATGTGACGAGTCTGCGTCAAGAAACCCTTAGACAAGATGAAATGCTTACAAGGTTGGTACGTTTTGGTACAGCCATATCTATACTAGTTCTTTTAGTAGGCATGTTTGTAGTAGGGCTTACAATGTTAAGTTCTGTAAGAGAACGGACCCGTGAAATAGGTATTTTCCGTGCACTAGGGTTTAGAAGGAAGCATATCACTCAAATGATTATTATGGAAGGAACTATTATAAGCTTTATAGGTGGTGTAATTGGTTTTATTATGGGTATGTTTATAGCCCGTTATGCATCCCCTTTATTTATAGGAGCCGAAATGCAAGTAGCGTGGAGACTTGACCTGTTACTTATTGCCCTAGGAACATCTGTTATAATTGGTCTGATATCCAGCCTTTATCCGGCTTATCAAGCAGCCAAGTTAGACCCTGTTGAAGCACTTCGTTTTATATAG
- a CDS encoding DUF1858 domain-containing protein, translating into MKISKDITIGEVIRNYPNALEVLNRFGLNHVNETEIQLEKIGEACAEHGVPVDALIEALKENVESEIRW; encoded by the coding sequence ATGAAGATTTCAAAGGATATAACAATTGGTGAGGTCATTAGAAACTATCCAAATGCACTTGAGGTACTTAATCGTTTTGGGCTAAACCATGTCAATGAAACAGAGATACAGCTAGAAAAAATCGGAGAAGCCTGCGCCGAACATGGCGTGCCAGTAGATGCGCTTATTGAAGCCTTGAAAGAAAATGTTGAGTCAGAAATAAGGTGGTAA
- a CDS encoding ThiF family adenylyltransferase — protein sequence MHNFNRYSRQIAFRDIGQTGQEKLLSSTIAIIGIGALGTALANLLCRSGIGHIRLIDRDYVELSNLQRQTLFNEDDVTNNTPKAIAAAEHLKKINSSITIEPIVTDVNAWNIEELIKGCDLVLDGTDNMGIRLIINDACVKNHIPWIYGGAITTTGMSMNILTSEDAPCFLCAFPGAGAHVSHDTCSTVGVLGMIPSIVASYQAVEALKILIGSEDIRRSLLYMDVWSNDTGQIDIKKNLECPACVHREFTFLSQPQTPYTTTLCGRDAIQVIPFGKRNINFESLSKKLSHAGNVKFNKFMLSFSDSTIEINLFSDGRAIIKNAKDENAARSIYSEYIGY from the coding sequence ATGCACAACTTTAATAGGTATTCACGACAAATAGCATTTAGAGATATCGGACAGACAGGTCAAGAAAAATTATTATCTTCTACTATTGCCATTATAGGGATCGGTGCTTTGGGTACTGCACTTGCCAATCTTCTATGTCGTTCAGGTATAGGCCATATTAGACTCATTGACAGAGACTATGTAGAACTTTCTAATTTACAAAGACAGACTCTTTTTAACGAAGATGACGTAACAAATAATACCCCAAAGGCAATTGCAGCTGCAGAGCATCTTAAAAAAATCAATTCCTCTATAACGATCGAACCCATTGTAACTGATGTTAATGCCTGGAATATAGAGGAGCTTATTAAGGGATGCGACTTAGTTTTAGATGGCACTGATAATATGGGTATTCGCCTTATCATTAATGATGCCTGTGTAAAAAACCATATTCCTTGGATATATGGGGGTGCCATTACCACTACTGGTATGTCTATGAATATTTTGACCAGTGAAGATGCCCCTTGTTTCCTCTGCGCCTTTCCTGGAGCGGGTGCTCATGTTTCCCATGATACTTGCAGTACAGTAGGTGTGCTTGGCATGATTCCTAGTATTGTCGCTTCTTATCAGGCCGTAGAGGCACTAAAAATCCTTATTGGTTCAGAAGACATACGCCGCAGTTTACTCTATATGGATGTATGGAGTAACGATACAGGGCAGATTGATATTAAGAAAAACCTAGAATGCCCTGCCTGCGTTCATCGTGAATTTACCTTTCTTTCGCAGCCTCAAACGCCTTATACCACTACCTTATGCGGTCGAGATGCTATACAGGTTATTCCCTTTGGTAAGCGTAACATTAACTTTGAGAGTCTATCTAAAAAATTATCCCATGCAGGCAATGTAAAGTTTAACAAATTTATGCTTTCTTTTTCTGATAGTACTATAGAAATCAATCTTTTTTCAGATGGACGGGCAATCATCAAAAATGCCAAAGATGAAAATGCGGCGCGGTCCATCTATTCAGAGTATATAGGGTATTAA
- a CDS encoding aminotransferase class V-fold PLP-dependent enzyme yields the protein MIYLDNAATSFKKPESVYLGVDQAMRHYSGNPGRSGHKLSLAAREAIEETRRLILKLISAKKTEEIIFTKNATESLNLAIKGVLRPGDHVITSTLEHNSVTRPLEELKSHGIQLTKIPCSVSCGADIEAIKSAIRPNTKLMVFTHISNVTGTINPIKQIGELCRERNILFLVDAAQSIGVYSINVQEMCIDLLAFPGHKGLLGPQGTGGLYMRSGIDVLPLIEGGTGIHSELLLQPKESPYCYESGTLNTAGIYGLGKGIQYILDKGVERIHSEETFLANRLLEGLSQINEVTLYGPGPYAQRSSVVSITIDGIDTMDCAFMLDNVFDIAVRAGLHCAPDTHTLIGTVNTGGTLRISPNHFNTTQDIDACIQAIKAIVKEGRWQ from the coding sequence ATGATTTATTTAGATAATGCGGCAACCTCATTTAAAAAACCAGAGAGTGTTTATTTAGGGGTCGATCAAGCAATGAGACACTATAGTGGTAATCCTGGTCGTTCGGGTCATAAGCTGTCTCTAGCTGCAAGAGAGGCTATTGAAGAAACAAGAAGACTGATTCTAAAACTTATCTCTGCTAAAAAAACAGAAGAAATAATCTTTACCAAAAATGCCACAGAAAGTTTGAATTTAGCTATAAAAGGCGTTCTTCGTCCAGGCGATCATGTTATAACAAGTACCTTAGAGCATAATTCTGTTACCCGCCCACTCGAAGAACTAAAGTCTCACGGCATCCAGCTAACCAAAATTCCCTGCTCCGTCTCTTGCGGTGCTGATATTGAAGCTATCAAAAGCGCTATTAGGCCAAATACAAAGCTTATGGTATTTACTCATATTTCAAATGTCACAGGGACAATCAATCCGATCAAACAAATAGGTGAACTATGCCGCGAAAGAAATATTTTATTCTTGGTTGATGCTGCACAGTCTATAGGGGTTTATTCAATTAATGTACAGGAAATGTGTATTGATCTTCTTGCTTTTCCAGGACATAAAGGACTCCTCGGACCACAAGGCACCGGCGGACTCTATATGCGCAGTGGGATAGACGTTCTTCCCCTTATAGAAGGCGGTACAGGCATTCATTCTGAGTTACTTTTGCAGCCAAAAGAAAGCCCCTATTGTTATGAAAGCGGAACGCTAAATACAGCTGGTATCTATGGCTTAGGCAAAGGTATTCAATATATACTTGATAAAGGCGTAGAACGCATTCATTCAGAAGAGACATTCCTTGCCAACCGCCTACTAGAAGGACTAAGCCAAATAAATGAAGTTACACTATACGGCCCTGGTCCCTATGCACAGCGCAGCAGTGTTGTATCTATTACTATTGATGGAATAGATACTATGGACTGTGCCTTTATGTTAGATAATGTGTTTGATATAGCAGTTCGTGCAGGACTTCATTGTGCTCCAGATACACATACGCTTATAGGCACAGTAAATACGGGTGGAACACTCCGTATAAGTCCTAATCATTTTAATACCACTCAGGATATAGATGCCTGCATCCAGGCCATAAAAGCAATTGTCAAAGAGGGGAGATGGCAATAA
- a CDS encoding sensor histidine kinase, protein MSYLLVVVIIVGLISLVANTYIKKQFQDYVINRQEKQTNEIIGLIKEQYQTDRFFDATYLERIGMNALEKGMIIEVFDADNKIIWSASHHNNGLCEAMIFSMQENMYSYRSDWNGQYEEKTYTIMSNSTKIGTLTTGYLGPYFFNNEELIFIKTFNNLFMIIGIISLVLAFGLGIIMSLRISDPLKKIAHKALLLSEGKYKEKLDDTSNTKEIEMLIKTINKLSSALEGKEKLRKQLTQDVAHELRTPLTSVQGHMEAMIDGIWEMDTKRLSSCYDEIIRIQKLIGSIENLSGIENDNVLLNKQEFDISGLILRLLDNYEKDLLSKNIHVSYHPKKVLVYADQDKMSQVFNNLISNAIKYSNEGGKIEINSVSHQKTVEIYIKDTGIGISESDLPLIFERFYRVDKSRNHKTGGIGVGLTITKAIIEAHGGTITAISQINKGTVFKIALPQNETH, encoded by the coding sequence GTGTCATACCTATTAGTTGTTGTTATCATTGTTGGGCTTATAAGTCTAGTTGCAAATACGTATATCAAAAAACAATTTCAAGACTATGTCATCAACCGGCAAGAGAAACAAACAAATGAGATTATTGGCTTAATCAAAGAGCAATACCAGACTGATCGTTTCTTTGATGCAACATATCTTGAGCGCATAGGTATGAATGCTTTAGAAAAAGGTATGATTATTGAAGTTTTTGATGCTGATAATAAGATTATTTGGTCTGCCTCTCATCATAATAATGGCTTATGTGAAGCAATGATATTCAGCATGCAAGAAAACATGTATAGTTACCGCTCCGACTGGAATGGCCAGTATGAGGAAAAAACTTATACTATTATGAGTAATAGTACAAAAATTGGAACGCTTACTACAGGATATCTTGGGCCCTATTTCTTTAATAATGAAGAACTTATATTTATCAAAACATTTAATAATCTATTTATGATTATCGGTATTATTTCCTTAGTTCTAGCATTTGGTCTTGGCATAATAATGTCTTTAAGAATAAGTGATCCGCTTAAGAAGATTGCCCATAAAGCGCTCTTATTATCTGAAGGAAAATATAAAGAGAAGTTAGATGATACTTCTAATACCAAAGAAATTGAAATGTTAATTAAAACAATTAATAAACTTTCCTCAGCGCTTGAAGGCAAGGAGAAGTTAAGAAAACAACTTACCCAAGATGTTGCTCACGAGCTTAGAACACCACTCACCTCTGTACAAGGTCATATGGAGGCCATGATTGATGGGATCTGGGAGATGGATACCAAAAGGCTTTCAAGCTGCTATGACGAGATAATCCGCATACAAAAACTTATTGGCAGTATTGAAAATCTATCAGGCATCGAAAACGACAATGTCCTACTTAATAAGCAAGAATTTGATATATCTGGGCTTATTTTAAGGCTCTTAGATAATTATGAGAAAGACCTTTTATCAAAAAACATTCATGTTTCATATCACCCCAAAAAAGTTTTAGTCTATGCTGATCAAGATAAAATGAGTCAAGTATTTAATAATCTTATTTCTAATGCTATTAAATACTCCAATGAAGGCGGAAAGATTGAAATTAATAGCGTAAGCCATCAAAAAACAGTTGAAATATATATTAAAGATACTGGTATAGGTATAAGCGAATCAGATCTACCGCTTATATTTGAACGCTTTTATCGTGTAGATAAGTCTAGAAATCATAAAACAGGCGGTATTGGAGTAGGTCTTACTATCACTAAGGCCATTATTGAAGCCCATGGCGGTACCATAACTGCTATCAGCCAAATAAACAAAGGCACTGTATTTAAAATAGCACTTCCTCAAAATGAGACACACTAA
- a CDS encoding response regulator transcription factor, giving the protein MNNHSKKILIVEDEEKIVEFIESYLLNSGYEVYKALRGYDALKLFNSQNIDLILLDLMLPDISGEQICREIRKTSKVPIIMLTAKSQEVSILNGLDIGADDYITKPFSPRQMIARVKALLRRTFSDDQNSDMLSFNNEDLVINGADYTVKKAHAATYLTPSEFKILITLAKRPSKVFTREELISVAFEGDYLGYDRTIDSHIKNLRSKIEDDPKECKYIITVRGIGYKFGSD; this is encoded by the coding sequence ATGAATAACCATTCTAAAAAAATACTTATCGTTGAAGACGAAGAAAAAATAGTTGAGTTTATAGAATCTTACCTGCTTAATAGTGGTTATGAAGTTTATAAAGCACTAAGAGGTTATGATGCGCTTAAACTATTTAACAGTCAAAATATTGATCTTATCTTGCTGGATTTGATGCTGCCCGATATTAGCGGCGAACAAATATGCAGGGAAATAAGAAAAACCTCTAAAGTTCCTATTATCATGTTAACCGCTAAATCTCAGGAAGTAAGTATTCTTAATGGGCTTGATATTGGAGCAGATGATTATATCACAAAGCCTTTTAGTCCCAGACAGATGATCGCTCGTGTTAAGGCACTTCTTCGAAGAACTTTTTCTGATGATCAAAACTCAGATATGCTGTCTTTTAATAACGAGGATTTAGTCATTAACGGTGCAGATTATACTGTTAAGAAAGCACACGCAGCAACCTATTTAACCCCCAGTGAATTTAAAATATTAATTACTTTAGCCAAACGTCCAAGTAAGGTTTTTACAAGAGAAGAACTTATTAGTGTTGCATTTGAGGGTGATTACCTAGGATATGACAGAACTATCGACTCTCATATTAAAAATCTTCGTTCTAAAATTGAAGATGATCCTAAAGAATGTAAGTATATCATAACTGTCCGTGGCATTGGCTACAAGTTTGGGAGTGATTAG
- a CDS encoding LDCC motif putative metal-binding protein: protein MFAKLKSMLKKFLETVAKQNETLYGKDRLDCCNLNKPKKR from the coding sequence ATGTTTGCTAAACTAAAAAGTATGTTAAAAAAATTTCTTGAAACAGTTGCAAAACAAAATGAAACACTTTATGGTAAAGATAGATTAGATTGCTGTAATCTAAATAAACCCAAAAAAAGGTGA
- a CDS encoding DUF2318 domain-containing protein, giving the protein MNKNQHNKTSKGNVNNKMPIIIGSVLVIAVLFVFLNTQNKSQAASTSNNLEAVSRGDLTIIKSDITEEASFYPYQSNDTYMEIIAVRASDGSVRTALNTCQVCYRSGRGYYEQKDDVLICRNCGNRFTVDQIELIKGGCNPVPITEDLKTEDEEEILIAETALTQYAPMFANWRK; this is encoded by the coding sequence ATGAATAAAAATCAGCATAATAAAACTTCTAAAGGTAATGTTAATAATAAAATGCCCATTATAATCGGTTCTGTTTTAGTAATAGCCGTACTATTTGTATTCCTTAACACTCAAAATAAATCACAAGCTGCTTCCACAAGCAATAATCTTGAAGCAGTTAGTCGTGGAGATTTAACTATTATAAAATCTGATATTACAGAAGAAGCTAGCTTCTATCCATACCAATCTAACGATACTTACATGGAGATTATAGCCGTAAGAGCTTCTGATGGCAGCGTTCGAACAGCACTTAATACCTGCCAAGTCTGCTACAGATCAGGACGTGGGTACTATGAGCAGAAAGATGATGTACTGATCTGCAGAAATTGCGGCAATCGTTTTACAGTTGATCAGATTGAACTTATTAAAGGTGGCTGTAATCCTGTTCCAATAACAGAGGATCTCAAAACAGAAGATGAAGAAGAAATCCTCATTGCAGAAACTGCACTTACTCAATATGCACCAATGTTTGCAAATTGGAGAAAATAA
- the asd gene encoding aspartate-semialdehyde dehydrogenase, with the protein MSDKLKVGIVGGTGMVGQRFVTLLDGHPYFEVKVIAASKNSAGRTYEEAVANRWKMSTPIPEAIKTLVVKDAADVEEVAAGVDFVFCAVDMKKEEIKALEEAYAKADVPVVSNNSAHRWTPDVPMVIPEINDSHLEVIAAQRKRLGTTRGFIAVKPNCSIQSYVPMLSALMAFEPTTVVASTYQAISGAGKNFTDWPEMIDNVIPYIGGEEEKSEQEPLRIWGEVQNGEIVKAQAPLITTQCIRVPVTDGHLATVFVSFKNKPSKEQILEAWANYKGKPQTLELPSAPKQFIKYFEEDNRPQTHLDRDIENGMGITVGRLREDSLYDYKFVGLSHNTVRGAAGGAVLIAELLKAEGYITSKEA; encoded by the coding sequence ATGAGCGATAAATTAAAAGTAGGTATTGTCGGCGGAACTGGCATGGTAGGTCAACGCTTTGTAACGTTGCTTGATGGCCATCCTTATTTTGAAGTAAAAGTTATTGCAGCTAGTAAAAACTCTGCTGGCAGAACTTATGAAGAAGCTGTAGCTAATAGATGGAAAATGAGTACCCCTATTCCAGAAGCGATCAAAACATTAGTTGTAAAAGATGCTGCGGATGTTGAAGAAGTAGCAGCTGGGGTAGACTTCGTTTTCTGTGCAGTTGATATGAAAAAAGAAGAAATAAAAGCACTTGAAGAAGCTTATGCAAAAGCTGATGTACCAGTTGTGTCTAATAACTCTGCACATAGATGGACGCCAGATGTACCTATGGTTATACCAGAAATCAATGATAGTCACTTAGAAGTTATTGCAGCTCAAAGAAAAAGACTTGGTACAACAAGAGGCTTTATTGCAGTTAAGCCTAACTGTTCTATTCAAAGCTATGTACCAATGCTTTCAGCTTTAATGGCATTTGAACCAACAACAGTAGTTGCTTCTACTTATCAAGCAATCTCTGGTGCGGGCAAAAACTTCACAGATTGGCCAGAAATGATTGATAATGTTATTCCTTACATTGGTGGAGAAGAAGAAAAAAGCGAACAAGAACCACTTAGAATATGGGGCGAAGTTCAAAATGGAGAAATTGTTAAAGCGCAAGCGCCACTCATTACAACACAATGTATTCGTGTTCCTGTAACAGATGGTCATTTAGCAACAGTTTTTGTTTCATTTAAAAACAAACCTTCTAAAGAACAAATTCTTGAAGCTTGGGCAAACTATAAAGGTAAACCACAAACACTAGAACTTCCAAGCGCGCCAAAACAATTTATTAAATACTTTGAAGAGGACAACAGACCTCAAACTCATTTAGACCGTGATATTGAAAATGGTATGGGTATTACTGTGGGTAGGTTAAGAGAAGATTCTCTTTACGACTATAAATTTGTAGGTCTTTCACACAATACCGTAAGAGGCGCTGCCGGAGGTGCTGTACTTATCGCAGAACTTCTTAAAGCAGAAGGCTATATTACAAGTAAAGAAGCTTAA